From one Pagrus major chromosome 21, Pma_NU_1.0 genomic stretch:
- the LOC141016302 gene encoding uncharacterized protein isoform X1, with amino-acid sequence MGNMQCPAEDAALLASVARDICPFPNYNPSPHFFNMLSINSSLHLKNHYTAVQSSLTPKQLEDFTQGLRTTFGREGNVTLGGVGVVALSLAVLFDTLARQVRGEWVSESEPIPGLFVKDLRGDYPPHVYTVSKYLRLVPHIANNPTRMKEETERYYKELRTVVEKDNRQLNDDIAGVNFFIVQSIELSIHIHLLRITNSTVVDNIEQHSVRTLQNRKGSPTGNTTETVPDAAHVSKTRKKRIPAPETTVIFNLNCDPEAASKEFLAKVQKSSDMQEALSQCQPSHVRIPKTRLHHIARLVWLDVVNNPVFDFDRNREFLIAQRGDFDLKANALRKWAE; translated from the exons ATGGGGAATATGCAGTGTCCTGCTGAAGATGCAGCCCTTCTGGCTTCTGTTGCTCGAGACATCTGTCCTTTCCCAAACTACAACCCCAGTCCTCATTTTTTCAACATGCTGTCCATCAACTCTTCACTTCACCTGAAGAACCACTACACGGCCGTGCAGTCCTCCCTGACTCCCAAGCAGCTGGAAGACTTCACTCAGGGCCTGAGGACCACTTTTGGCAGGGAGGGCAATGTCACTCTTGGTGGGGTCGGGGTAGTGGCTCTGTCCCTGGCTGTGCTGTTTGACACCCTAGCCAGACAGGTCAGGGGAGAGTGGGTTTCAGAGTCAGAGCCCATTCCAGGTTTATTTGTCAAAGACCTGAGAGGGGACTACCCACCGCATGTCTACACGGTCAGCAAGTACCTGAGGCTGGTACCACACATTGCAAACAACCCGACCAggatgaaagaggagacagagag GTACTACAAGGAGCTCCGAACTGTGGTGGAAAAAGACAACCGCCAACTCAATGACGACATCGCAGGGGTCAACTTCTTTATTGTACAGTCAATTGAACTAAGTATACACATTCACCTTCTCCGTATTACCAACTCTACAGTTGTAGATAACATAGAACAacactctgtgaggacactgcAGAATAGAAAAGGAAGTCCTACTGGAAACACCACTGAAACTGTACCTGATGCAGCTCATGTCAGCAAAACCAGAAAGAAACGCATTCCTGCCCCTGAAACAACTGTTATCTTCAATCTTAACTGTGATCCAGAGGCCGCCAGCAAAGAATTTTTGGCAAAAGTGCAAAAATCAAGCGACATGCAAGAAGCTTTGAGTCAATGTCAGCCATCCCATGTCCGCATACCAAAGACACGGTTGCATCATATTGCCAGGTTAGTCTGGCTGGATGTCGTCAACAATCCCGTCTTTGATTTTGATAGGAACAGGGAATTTCTGATAGCTCAAAGAGGAGATTTTGACCTAAAGGCCAACGCACTCAGAAAATGGGCAGAGTAG
- the LOC141016858 gene encoding uncharacterized protein, with amino-acid sequence MGNMQCPADDAALLASVAREICPFPNYNPSPLFVNMLSINSSLHLKNHYMAVQSSLTAKQLEDFTQGLRTTFGREGRVTLGGVGVVALSLAVLFDTLARQVRGECVSESEPIPGLFIKDLRGYYPPQVYTVSKYLRLVPHIANNPTRMKEETERYFKQLLIDKQTVEEIKSQSDITRVNVMLGDLFLSCLLIHLLRITNSTVVINIVKYVKALKRRKGNPSPMERTTETGVDAAHVSRTRQRLLPAPEETVVFSLNCEPVAASRDFLAEVHKSNDTQEAFRLCQPLYMHIPKTWLHFIARLGWLDVINSLFEQAENKRGARKAQGEDFDLKANTLRKWAE; translated from the exons ATGGGGAATATGCAGTGTCCTGCTGATGACGCAGCCCTCCTGGCCTCTGTTGCTCGAGAAATCTGTCCTTTCCCAAACTACAACCCCAGTCCTCTTTTCGTCAACATGCTGTCCATCAACTCTTCACTTCACCTGAAGAACCACTACATGGCCGTGCAGTCCTCCCTGACTGCCAAGCAGCTGGAAGACTTCACTCAGGGCCTGAGGACCACTTTTGGCAGAGAGGGCAGGGTCACTCTTGGTGGGGTCGGGGTAGTGGCTCTGTCCCTGGCTGTGCTGTTTGACACCCTAGCCAGACAGGTCAGGGgagagtgtgtgtcagagtcaGAGCCCATTCCAGGTTTATTTATCAAAGATCTGAGAGGGTACTACCCACCGCAGGTCTACACGGTCAGCAAGTACCTGAGGCTGGTACCACACATTGCGAACAACCCGACCAggatgaaagaggagacagagag GTACTTCAAGCAGCTCCTGATTGATAAGCAAACTGTGGAAGAAATCAAGAGCCAGAGTGACATCACAAGGGTCAATGTCATGCTTGGAGATTTATTCCTAAGCTGTTTGCTCATTCACCTTCTTCGTATAACCAATTCCACAGTTGTCATTAACATAGTTAAGTATGTTAAAGcactgaagagaagaaaaggcaATCCAAGCCCGATGGAAAGAACCACTGAAACTGGAGTTGATGCAGCTCATGTCAGCAGAACCAGACAGAGACTCCTACCTGCCCCTGAAGAAACTGTTGTCTTCAGTCTGAACTGTGAGCCAGTGGCAGCCAGCAGAGATTTTCTGGCTGAAGTGcacaaatcaaatgacacaCAAGAAGCTTTCAGACTATGTCAGCCATTGTATATGCACATACCAAAGACATGGTTGCATTTTATTGCCAGGCTAGGTTGGCTGGATGTCATCAACTCCCTCTTTgaacaagctgaaaacaagCGGGGAGCACGGAAAGCTCAAGGAGAAGATTTTGACCTGAAGGCCAACACACTTAGAAAATGGGCAGAGTAG
- the LOC141016996 gene encoding neuropilin and tolloid-like protein 1: MVHKLLLPIEKEKDLTILDLFSHSALAASLIPPELSGASATKTKTQVQNNSGVTPAGECGTWVKEPDGGYFTSPNYPEKYPPERECVYIIEASPRQCIDLFFDDKYSIEPSWECKFDHIEVRDGPFGFSPLIGRYCGQESPAYVRSSGRYLYIKFVADGELEAIGFSARYNFTQDPEFKDLGELPALPFCDFELSGPEGFVESAQIAGEGRALQTEAVDCRWYIKAPPRARIYMRFLEYEMHNSNECKRNFVAIYDGSSSVEHLKNKFCSTVANDVMLTSSVGVVRLWADEGSRKSKFRILFTTFHEPPCEGDTFFCHSNMCINHTLVCNGIQNCVYPWDENHCKEKRKASILDTLDHTNLTIIGVTCGLVVVLLVISVIIQVKQPRKKYIIRRDDFDPALLHPGFEPPHYELCTLRRAPSGDLTDAALAEDFEKFHKLRRSSSKCIRDHHCGSQHGSVHGSVHGSRSNLSMRDATIAADGGALVPPVPPVMVSQQSPRLSHHTTPAGRRSILVMKHSYSQDGAEGYRGEEEEDDLMMDDGPTTSQHHMHHHQMHHGPSGLDHTVHRTLSNDF, translated from the exons ATGGTGCACAAACTTCTGCTGCCCATTG aaaaggaaaaagaccTCACAATCTTGGATCTTTTCTCTCACTCAGCTTTAGCAGCAAGCCTCATCCCACCTGAGCTGTCAGGGGCCTCAGctaccaaaacaaaaactcaag TGCAGAACAACTCAGGTGTGACACCAGCTGGCGAGTGTGGGACCTGGGTAAAGGAACCTGATGGAGGGTACTTCACCTCACCCAACTATCCTGAGAAATACCCCCCTGAGAGGGAGTGTGTCTACATTATAGAAG cctctccccGACAGTGCATCGACCTATTCTTCGATGACAAGTATTCAATAGAGCCATCCTGGGAGTGCAAGTTCGACCACATCGAGGTCCGTGATGGGCCCTTTGGTTTCTCGCCTCTCATTGGTCGCTACTGTGGGCAGGAAAGCCCTGCATATGTCCGCTCCAGTGGGAGGTACCTGTACATCAAGTTTGTGGCTGATGGTGAACTGGAAGCCATTGGTTTCTCTGCCCGGTATAACTTCACGCAAG ATCCTGAGTTCAAAGACCTCGGGGAACTGCCAGCTCTGCCAT TTTGTGACTTTGAGCTGAGCGGTCCTGAGGGCTTTGTAGAATCCGCCCAGATAGCTGGAGAGGGTCGAGCGCTGCAGACTGAGGCTGTGGACTGCAGGTGGTACATCAAGGCTCCACCAAGAGCTAGG ATCTACATGCGTTTTCTGGAGTACGAGATGCACAACTCGAATGAGTGCAAGCGGAACTTTGTTGCCATCTATGACGGCAGCAGTTCGGTTGAGCACCTAAAGAATAAGTTCTGCTCCACGGTGGCCAACGACGTCATGCTGACCTCCTCGGTGGGCGTGGTGAGACTGTGGGCAGATGAGGGAAGCAGGAAGAGCAAATTCAGGATTCTCTTTACAACCTTCCATGAAC ctccATGTGAAGGAGATACTTTCTTTTGCCATAGCAACATGTGCATCAACCACACTTTGGTCTGCAACGGTATCCAGAACTGTGTTTACCCATGGGATGAGAATCACTGCAAAG AGAAGAGGAAAGCCAGCATCCTGGACACGCTGGATCACACTAACCTCACCATCATTGGAGTAACCTGTGGCCTGGTTGTCGTCCTGCTCGTCATCTCCGTCATCATCCAGGTCAAACAGCCTCGCAAGAAATACATCATTCGCAG AGATGACTTTGACCCTGCCCTCCTCCACCCTGGTTTTGAGCCTCCTCACTACGAGCTCTGCACTCTGCGCCGGGCCCCATCAGGCGACCTGACTGATGCCGCCCTGGCTGAGGACTTTGAGAAGTTCCACAAGCTCCGCCGCTCCTCCTCCAAATGCATCCGGGACCACCACTGCGGCTCCCAGCATGGGAGTGTGCACGGCAGTGTCCACGGTAGCCGCAGCAACCTGAGCATGAGGGACGCTACCATTGCAGCCGACGGAGGGGCTCTTGTGCCACCTGTGCCACCGGTGATGGTGAGCCAGCAGTCACCGCGGCTctcacaccacaccacaccagCAGGTCGAAGGAGCATCCTGGTGATGAAGCATAGTTATTCTCAGGACGGGGCAGAGGGGTacaggggtgaggaggaggaggatgatctgatgatggatgatggtcCCACCACCAGCCAACACCACATGCACCACCATCAGATGCACCATGGCCCGTCAGGGCTGGACCACACTGTTCACCGTACACTGTCTAATGACTTCTAA
- the atpsckmt gene encoding ATP synthase subunit C lysine N-methyltransferase isoform X1 — MSQQEEFFLDSAPAGHLKSDIKEAKSRSRLGVIVTGVLGGSLVALYAVAAPFVTPALRKVCLPFVPATTAQVENVLRMLRARSGTLVDIGSGDGRIVIAAAKHGFQASGFELNPWLVWYSRLKAWREGVHRSTSFHISDLWKVSFAQYSNVVIFGVPQMQMEQLELKLATELPSTAKVVACRFPFPTWVPEHTDGEGIDTVWVYDAMTFKSHLQHGMTQKTTPEHKDKQDSHT, encoded by the exons ATGTCACAACAAGAGGAGTTTTTCCTCGACTCGGCGCCGGCAGGACACTTAAAGAGCGATATAAAAGAGGCAAAGAGCAGAAGCCGGCTCGGTGTCATCGTCACGGGGGTGCTGGGAGGGTCGCTGGTCGCCCTGTATGCGGTGGCTGCTCCGTTCGTCACTCCTGCCCTGAGGAAAGTCTGCCTCCCGTTTGTCCCGGCGACAACAGCCCAGGTGGAGAATGTCCTCAGGATGCTGCGAGCCAGGTCAGGCACCCTGGTGGACATAGGGAGCGGAGATGGAAGAATA GTGATAGCAGCTGCCAAGCACGGCTTTCAGGCATCAGGCTTTGAACTGAACCCCTGGCTGGTGTGGTATTCTCGCCTCAAAGCCTGGAGAGAGGGAGTCCACCGCTCCACATCATTCCACATCTCTGACTTGTGGAAG GTCAGTTTTGCTCAGTACTCCAATGTTGTCATCTTTGGAGTCCCCCAAATG CAGATGGAGCAGCTGGAGCTGAAGCTGGCCACCGAGTTACCGAGTACAGCCAAGGTGGTGGCCTGCCGCTTTCCCTTCCCCACTTGGGTTCCTGAACATACCGATGGGGAGGGCATAGACACTGTGTGGGTGTACGACGCCATGACTTTTAAATCGCACCTGCAGCACGGAATGACACAGAAGACGACACCAGAGCACAAGGACAAACAAGATTCACACACATAA
- the atpsckmt gene encoding ATP synthase subunit C lysine N-methyltransferase isoform X2 produces the protein MSQQEEFFLDSAPAGHLKSDIKEAKSRSRLGVIVTGVLGGSLVALYAVAAPFVTPALRKVCLPFVPATTAQVENVLRMLRARSGTLVDIGSGDGRIVIAAAKHGFQASGFELNPWLVWYSRLKAWREGVHRSTSFHISDLWKVSFAQYSNVVIFGVPQMMEQLELKLATELPSTAKVVACRFPFPTWVPEHTDGEGIDTVWVYDAMTFKSHLQHGMTQKTTPEHKDKQDSHT, from the exons ATGTCACAACAAGAGGAGTTTTTCCTCGACTCGGCGCCGGCAGGACACTTAAAGAGCGATATAAAAGAGGCAAAGAGCAGAAGCCGGCTCGGTGTCATCGTCACGGGGGTGCTGGGAGGGTCGCTGGTCGCCCTGTATGCGGTGGCTGCTCCGTTCGTCACTCCTGCCCTGAGGAAAGTCTGCCTCCCGTTTGTCCCGGCGACAACAGCCCAGGTGGAGAATGTCCTCAGGATGCTGCGAGCCAGGTCAGGCACCCTGGTGGACATAGGGAGCGGAGATGGAAGAATA GTGATAGCAGCTGCCAAGCACGGCTTTCAGGCATCAGGCTTTGAACTGAACCCCTGGCTGGTGTGGTATTCTCGCCTCAAAGCCTGGAGAGAGGGAGTCCACCGCTCCACATCATTCCACATCTCTGACTTGTGGAAG GTCAGTTTTGCTCAGTACTCCAATGTTGTCATCTTTGGAGTCCCCCAAATG ATGGAGCAGCTGGAGCTGAAGCTGGCCACCGAGTTACCGAGTACAGCCAAGGTGGTGGCCTGCCGCTTTCCCTTCCCCACTTGGGTTCCTGAACATACCGATGGGGAGGGCATAGACACTGTGTGGGTGTACGACGCCATGACTTTTAAATCGCACCTGCAGCACGGAATGACACAGAAGACGACACCAGAGCACAAGGACAAACAAGATTCACACACATAA